From Streptomyces sp. NBC_00370, a single genomic window includes:
- a CDS encoding ATP-binding protein has translation MAPGNALTPQLITVCPGNVVRRYGFELPARAESVSRARKLTQDRLRRWEVAEETCETAVLVVSELVTNAVVHAAGDHVICEIREEQGRLRIAVEDQGYGPTGPQLHRAAEDEGGRGLFLVDSMCSCWGAHDTSGYGPGRVVWAELSPEKETEAPC, from the coding sequence GTGGCACCTGGTAACGCGCTCACCCCCCAGCTGATCACCGTGTGCCCTGGCAACGTTGTCCGACGCTACGGATTCGAGTTGCCCGCCCGTGCGGAGTCGGTAAGCCGTGCTAGAAAACTGACCCAGGACCGGCTACGCCGGTGGGAGGTGGCCGAGGAGACCTGTGAGACCGCCGTCCTGGTGGTGTCGGAGCTGGTCACCAACGCCGTGGTGCACGCCGCCGGCGACCACGTCATCTGCGAGATACGCGAGGAGCAGGGGCGGCTGCGGATAGCGGTCGAGGACCAGGGTTACGGACCGACCGGCCCCCAGCTGCACCGCGCGGCCGAGGACGAAGGCGGACGGGGACTCTTTCTCGTCGATTCGATGTGCAGCTGCTGGGGAGCGCACGACACATCCGGATACGGACCCGGGCGTGTCGTCTGGGCCGAGCTCTCACCGGAGAAGGAGACGGAGGCCCCGTGCTGA
- a CDS encoding helix-turn-helix domain-containing protein, whose amino-acid sequence MSEPRSAPTVGQVVLGRRLQDLRERSGLKREEAAKLLRVAPATIRRMETAEVTLKIPYVQVLLRAYGVAQEESDAFVDLTEEANKPGWWQRFHDILPDWFSMYVSLEGAASLLRAYEPHFVPGLLQTEGYARSVMHAGAVGQAQPAEMERHVALRMERQSLLTREDAPRFWVVMDETVLRRPVGDDPDIMLEQIDRLLEAADLPNVTLQIAEFASGHHPGTYGPFVIFRFAVPELPDMVFSEYLTGAVYLDARPEVATHLEVMDRMAAQAATAQRTKEILKDVRKEL is encoded by the coding sequence GTGAGTGAACCGCGGTCAGCCCCGACCGTGGGTCAGGTCGTGCTCGGCAGACGTCTGCAGGACCTGCGCGAGCGGTCCGGCCTGAAACGCGAAGAGGCCGCCAAGCTGCTCCGCGTGGCGCCGGCCACGATCCGCAGGATGGAGACGGCCGAGGTCACGCTGAAGATCCCGTATGTACAGGTGCTGCTCAGGGCCTACGGGGTCGCTCAGGAGGAGTCGGACGCGTTCGTCGACCTCACGGAGGAGGCGAACAAGCCCGGCTGGTGGCAGCGCTTCCACGACATCCTGCCGGACTGGTTCAGCATGTATGTCAGCCTGGAGGGCGCCGCATCCCTCCTGCGGGCCTACGAACCGCACTTCGTTCCCGGGCTGCTCCAGACGGAGGGGTACGCCAGGTCCGTCATGCACGCGGGGGCCGTGGGGCAGGCCCAGCCGGCGGAGATGGAACGGCACGTGGCACTCCGGATGGAGCGCCAGTCGCTGCTCACCCGGGAGGACGCACCGAGATTCTGGGTGGTCATGGACGAGACGGTGCTGCGCCGGCCCGTCGGTGACGACCCGGACATCATGCTGGAGCAGATCGACCGGCTGCTCGAAGCCGCCGACCTGCCCAATGTGACGCTACAGATCGCGGAATTCGCGAGCGGGCACCATCCCGGCACCTACGGGCCGTTCGTGATCTTCCGTTTCGCTGTACCAGAACTTCCGGACATGGTCTTCAGCGAGTACCTGACGGGCGCGGTCTATCTCGACGCACGCCCGGAGGTGGCCACTCACCTGGAGGTCATGGACCGGATGGCGGCGCAGGCCGCGACTGCACAACGCACGAAGGAGATCCTCAAGGATGTCCGCAAGGAGCTGTGA
- a CDS encoding DUF397 domain-containing protein yields the protein MDPIYNGMPATDLGADGWHKPWSGGNGGNCIEAMKLADGRVAVRQSADPEGPALIYTTGEIEAFIQGAKSGQADFLLT from the coding sequence ATGGATCCCATATACAACGGCATGCCCGCCACCGACCTTGGCGCCGATGGCTGGCACAAGCCGTGGAGCGGCGGCAACGGCGGCAACTGCATCGAGGCCATGAAGCTGGCCGACGGCAGAGTCGCGGTGCGTCAGTCGGCCGACCCTGAAGGCCCCGCACTGATCTACACGACCGGCGAGATCGAGGCCTTCATCCAGGGGGCCAAGTCAGGGCAGGCGGACTTCCTGCTGACCTGA
- a CDS encoding SAM-dependent methyltransferase has translation MTGHLPIDTSKPHPARVYDWLLGGRDNYPVDEEMGRQLLTLDSRAHEMAKVNRGFMHRATRWLGTTGGVRQYLDIGTGIPTQPNLHQIAQEVAPDSRVVYTDNDPIVLRHAEALLRSTQEGATEYVQADAREPDAIIEAAAGILDFDRPVALSLVALLHFVSDEDGAHDLVRRLLEPLSPGSYLVLSHATGDFTPDSAEQARSLYENRGLTLALRSRDEFAEFFTGLELVEPGVALAERWRPDPGEATSAPGGEPIPGYAGVARKP, from the coding sequence ATGACCGGGCACCTCCCCATCGACACCAGCAAGCCGCATCCGGCCCGGGTGTACGACTGGCTCCTCGGCGGGCGGGACAACTATCCCGTCGACGAGGAGATGGGGCGGCAGCTGCTCACCCTGGACTCCAGGGCGCACGAGATGGCCAAGGTCAACCGGGGCTTCATGCACCGCGCCACCCGCTGGCTCGGTACCACCGGCGGAGTACGGCAGTATCTGGACATCGGGACGGGTATCCCGACCCAACCGAATCTCCATCAGATCGCCCAGGAGGTCGCCCCCGATTCCCGTGTCGTCTACACCGACAACGACCCGATAGTCCTCCGGCACGCAGAGGCGCTGCTCCGCAGCACCCAGGAGGGCGCCACGGAGTACGTCCAGGCCGACGCCCGCGAACCCGATGCCATCATCGAGGCCGCGGCCGGGATCCTGGACTTCGACAGGCCTGTCGCCCTGTCGCTCGTCGCGCTGCTGCACTTCGTCTCCGACGAGGACGGCGCGCACGACCTGGTGCGGCGACTGCTCGAACCGCTGTCTCCGGGCAGCTATCTCGTCCTTTCCCACGCAACGGGGGACTTCACCCCGGACAGCGCGGAACAGGCCCGCTCCCTGTACGAGAACCGGGGCCTCACGCTGGCCCTGCGCTCTCGTGACGAGTTCGCCGAGTTCTTCACCGGACTCGAACTCGTCGAGCCGGGCGTCGCGTTGGCCGAGCGGTGGCGTCCGGATCCGGGAGAGGCCACCTCCGCACCCGGCGGCGAACCGATACCGGGCTACGCGGGCGTGGCACGCAAACCATAG
- a CDS encoding 6-phospho-beta-glucosidase, which translates to MRLTILGGGGFRVPLVYGALLGDHGEGRITRVTLYDVDRGRLGAVARVLAEQAAGVPGAPEVVATTDLDEALLGADFVFSAIRVGGLEGRAADERIALAEGVLGQETVGAGGIAYGLRTVPVAVRIAERVAALAPDAWVINFTNPAGLVTEAMSRVLGDRVIGICDSPVGLGRRVARVLGADPDQVWIDYVGLNHLGWLRGLRVAGRDELPRLLADPAALGSFEEGRLFGPEWLASLGAIPNEYLHYYYFNRETVQAYRSAERTRGAFLRDQQAGFYAGLAGPESTGSALDAWHRTLSEREATYMAANRTAAGVGERDSADLEPGGYEKVALDLMRAVARDERATLILNVRNGTTLRVLDADAVIEVPCLVDANGAHPMTVGQLPGHAVGLVTAVKAVEREVLEAASGASRASAVKAFALHPLVDSVTVARRLLDGYTAAHPGLGYLRRS; encoded by the coding sequence ATGAGGCTGACGATTCTGGGCGGTGGCGGTTTCCGGGTGCCCCTGGTGTACGGCGCGCTGCTCGGCGACCACGGCGAGGGCCGGATCACCCGGGTCACGCTGTACGACGTCGACCGGGGGCGGCTCGGCGCCGTCGCCCGGGTGCTGGCCGAGCAGGCGGCGGGCGTGCCGGGGGCGCCGGAGGTCGTCGCCACCACGGATCTGGACGAGGCGCTGCTCGGCGCCGACTTCGTCTTCTCCGCGATCCGGGTCGGCGGGCTGGAAGGGCGCGCCGCGGACGAGCGGATCGCCCTGGCCGAGGGGGTGCTCGGGCAGGAGACGGTCGGCGCGGGCGGTATCGCGTACGGGCTGCGCACGGTCCCCGTCGCCGTCCGTATCGCCGAGCGGGTGGCGGCGCTGGCGCCCGACGCCTGGGTCATCAACTTCACCAACCCGGCGGGGCTCGTCACCGAGGCCATGTCGCGGGTGCTCGGTGACCGGGTCATCGGGATCTGCGACTCACCGGTGGGGCTCGGCCGGCGGGTCGCCCGGGTGCTGGGCGCCGATCCGGATCAGGTCTGGATCGACTATGTGGGGCTGAACCATCTGGGCTGGCTGCGCGGGCTGCGGGTGGCGGGCAGGGACGAGCTGCCCCGGCTGCTGGCCGACCCGGCGGCGCTGGGCTCCTTCGAGGAGGGCCGGCTGTTCGGCCCCGAGTGGCTGGCCTCGCTCGGTGCGATCCCCAACGAGTATCTGCACTACTACTACTTCAACCGCGAGACCGTACAGGCCTACCGGTCAGCCGAACGCACCCGTGGCGCCTTCCTCCGCGACCAACAGGCGGGTTTCTACGCCGGGTTGGCCGGACCCGAGAGCACGGGGTCCGCGCTGGACGCGTGGCACCGTACGCTCTCCGAGCGCGAGGCCACGTACATGGCGGCCAACCGTACGGCGGCCGGGGTGGGCGAACGGGACTCCGCCGACCTGGAGCCGGGCGGCTACGAGAAGGTCGCGCTCGACCTGATGCGGGCCGTCGCACGTGACGAGCGGGCGACCCTGATCCTGAACGTCCGCAACGGCACGACGCTGCGGGTGCTGGACGCCGACGCGGTCATCGAGGTGCCGTGCCTGGTCGACGCGAACGGCGCGCATCCGATGACGGTCGGTCAACTTCCCGGCCACGCGGTGGGGTTGGTCACCGCGGTCAAGGCGGTCGAGCGCGAGGTCCTGGAAGCGGCGAGCGGCGCCTCACGGGCGAGCGCGGTCAAGGCGTTCGCCCTGCATCCCCTGGTCGACTCGGTGACGGTGGCCCGGCGGCTGCTGGACGGCTACACGGCGGCGCACCCGGGGCTCGGCTATCTGCGGCGGAGCTGA
- the mmsB gene encoding multiple monosaccharide ABC transporter permease, whose amino-acid sequence MGQDTTGALLLEAARRNMRQYGMLVALCLIVVLFEIWTDGVLLKPNNVTNLVLQNSYILVLAIGMMIVIIAGHIDLSVGSLAAFVSAACAVMMVEHQVPWVLALVLGLAIGAVAGAWQGFWIAYVGIPSFIVTLAGMLLFRGGTQILLGSRSLGPFPEGFQKISTGYLPEVGPDTNYHNLTLLLGLALLAFAVFQEVRDRRRQRAYELEVLPRNLFLLKCGALAAAVLAFTMTLASYRGVPVVLLLLAALLIGFGFVMRNAIVGRHVYALGGNQAAAKLSGVKDRRVTFLVFVTMGVLAALAGIVYAARLNAGVPQAGVNFELEAIAAAFIGGASMSGGVGTVFGAVIGGLVLGVLNNGMSLVGVGTDYQQVIKGLVLLAAVGFDVWNKRKVGG is encoded by the coding sequence ATGGGTCAGGACACCACCGGGGCGCTGCTGCTGGAAGCGGCGCGGCGCAACATGCGGCAGTACGGGATGCTCGTCGCGCTCTGTCTGATCGTCGTCCTGTTCGAGATATGGACCGACGGCGTGCTCCTCAAGCCCAACAACGTCACCAATCTGGTGCTGCAGAACAGCTACATCCTGGTCCTCGCCATCGGCATGATGATCGTCATCATCGCGGGCCACATCGATCTCTCGGTCGGCTCGCTGGCCGCCTTCGTCTCGGCCGCCTGCGCGGTGATGATGGTGGAGCACCAGGTCCCCTGGGTGCTCGCGCTGGTGCTGGGGCTCGCCATCGGGGCGGTCGCCGGGGCCTGGCAGGGCTTCTGGATCGCGTACGTCGGCATTCCGTCGTTCATCGTGACGCTCGCGGGCATGCTGCTCTTCCGCGGCGGCACCCAGATCCTGCTCGGGTCGCGGTCGCTCGGTCCGTTCCCGGAGGGCTTCCAGAAGATCTCGACGGGCTATCTGCCCGAGGTCGGCCCGGACACGAACTACCACAATCTGACGCTGCTGCTGGGCCTCGCGCTGCTGGCCTTCGCCGTCTTCCAGGAGGTCAGGGACCGGCGCAGGCAGCGGGCCTACGAGCTGGAGGTGCTGCCCCGCAATCTGTTCCTGCTCAAGTGCGGGGCGCTGGCCGCCGCCGTGCTCGCCTTCACGATGACGCTGGCCAGCTACCGCGGCGTCCCCGTCGTCCTGCTGCTGCTCGCCGCGCTGCTCATCGGGTTCGGCTTCGTCATGCGCAACGCGATCGTGGGCCGTCATGTGTACGCGCTCGGCGGCAACCAGGCGGCGGCGAAGCTCTCCGGGGTCAAGGACCGGCGGGTCACCTTCCTGGTCTTCGTCACCATGGGGGTGCTCGCCGCACTGGCCGGGATCGTGTACGCGGCCCGGCTCAACGCGGGTGTGCCGCAGGCCGGGGTCAACTTCGAACTGGAGGCCATCGCCGCGGCCTTCATCGGCGGCGCCTCGATGAGCGGCGGTGTCGGCACGGTGTTCGGGGCCGTCATCGGCGGTCTGGTGCTCGGCGTGCTCAACAACGGCATGTCCCTGGTGGGCGTCGGCACCGACTACCAGCAGGTCATCAAGGGTCTCGTGCTGCTGGCCGCCGTCGGCTTCGACGTGTGGAACAAACGAAAGGTGGGTGGCTGA
- the chvE gene encoding multiple monosaccharide ABC transporter substrate-binding protein, whose translation MRTRGSTLAVVATALALSLAACGQSSEGGSKAEQKDGGKGGTIGIAMPTKSSERWIADGNNMVAQFKKLGYKTNLQYGEDDVSQQVSQVENMITTGVDVLVIAAIDGRALSDVLQQAADKDIKVISYDRLILGTKNVDYYASFDNEKVGVLQASYIVDRLGLAKGAKGPFSIELFAGSPDDNNTRYVFDGAMKTLKPYLDKKQLVVRSGQTRLNQLTTLRWDGGTAQKRMDNLLTKAYGSQDVDAVLSPYDGISIGILSALKSDGYGTAAKPYPVVTGQDAEVASVKSIIAGQQTQTTFKDTRALAKQAVQMADAMLTHKKVEVNDETTYDNEAKVVPAFLLNPVSVDKSNYKAELVDSGYIKASDLG comes from the coding sequence ATGCGCACCCGCGGATCAACGCTCGCCGTCGTCGCCACGGCCCTCGCCCTCTCGCTCGCCGCGTGCGGGCAGAGCAGCGAGGGGGGCAGCAAGGCCGAACAGAAGGACGGCGGCAAGGGCGGCACCATCGGCATCGCCATGCCGACCAAGTCGTCGGAGCGCTGGATAGCCGACGGCAACAACATGGTCGCCCAGTTCAAGAAGCTCGGCTACAAGACCAATCTGCAGTACGGCGAGGACGACGTCTCGCAGCAGGTCTCCCAGGTCGAGAACATGATCACGACCGGGGTCGACGTGCTGGTGATCGCCGCCATCGACGGCCGCGCGCTGAGCGACGTACTCCAGCAGGCCGCCGACAAGGACATCAAGGTGATCTCGTACGACCGGCTGATCCTGGGCACCAAGAACGTCGACTACTACGCCTCGTTCGACAACGAGAAGGTCGGGGTCCTGCAAGCGTCGTACATCGTGGACCGGCTCGGTCTGGCCAAGGGCGCGAAGGGCCCGTTCTCCATCGAGCTGTTCGCCGGGTCGCCGGACGACAACAACACCCGCTACGTCTTCGACGGCGCGATGAAGACGCTCAAGCCGTACCTCGACAAGAAGCAGCTCGTCGTCAGGAGCGGCCAGACCCGGCTGAACCAGCTCACGACGCTGCGCTGGGACGGCGGCACCGCGCAGAAGCGCATGGACAACCTGCTGACCAAGGCGTACGGCTCGCAGGACGTGGACGCCGTGCTCTCCCCGTACGACGGCATCTCGATCGGCATCCTGTCGGCGCTCAAGTCCGACGGCTACGGCACGGCGGCCAAGCCGTACCCGGTCGTCACGGGGCAGGACGCCGAGGTGGCGTCGGTGAAGTCGATCATCGCTGGGCAGCAGACCCAGACGACGTTCAAGGACACCCGGGCGCTGGCCAAGCAGGCCGTGCAGATGGCCGACGCGATGCTCACCCACAAGAAGGTCGAGGTCAACGACGAGACGACGTACGACAACGAGGCCAAGGTCGTGCCGGCGTTCCTGCTGAACCCGGTGAGCGTCGACAAGTCCAACTACAAAGCCGAACTCGTCGACTCCGGGTACATCAAGGCGAGTGACCTCGGGTGA